The Pantoea vagans genome contains the following window.
ATGCCGATCAACCGATCTGCGTGCAGTTCCCGGCCGGGACCTTCTTTGTTTCAGGCTGCGATTTCGGCAATGAGCAGCTGCGCTTCTTCCGTATTTCGGGCGCGATGGTCAACTTCGGCTACTTCCCGGCGACCACACTGGTATCAGATGGTCGCTCCGAGTTTCTGTTCTCGGTGAACGCGCGCTGGACTGAAATCTCCAACCTCAATTTCAACGGTAACAACGACTCGCGTCCGAATAAGCAGGGGTTGTTCCACAATACCTGTCCGGGCGGTCAGTTCTTCCGTGGTGCCTGCCTGCGCTTCAACCGCGTGGGCGGCGTGTGTCTGAGTCTGATGGACACGCTGGATTGCAAAATTGACCAGTGGTATGCGGAAACCTGTACGGGCGATGTGATTAAAGCGACCTGGTCCGGACAGAAAGTGGGCGTGTGGGATCACAGCACCGCGATTGAACTCTCTAACTTCAATGCGCAGCACTGCTCCGGCGGCAAAGTGCTCAATCTGCCACGTTGCGGTCAGTCGATTATTCATAACGGCTGGATTGAGCACACTGAACATCCCGGCGACATCTCTGACGGTCAGTGGATTATTGATGCACTGAGTCTGGAAGATTGTAAAAACCCGCTGATTGCGCACAACTCGCGCCTCAATATGCGTCAAACCAATTTGCAGTCTGGCAGCTGGATCGACAACTCACTGCAGGGCAAACCCTGGTTAAGCATGTGGGAGATGGGCTCGACACGCGTCGAGTCTTACGGCGTCGCCATCGATGGCAGCCTGAAATACAACTACATCACCTCGCGTTTCCGCCTGAGTAATAACACCAATCAAGAGACGTGGTTTGAGTTAGGTAACTTCTACTCGCCGACGGTGGGTGACAGCTGGGAAATCGAGGTATTTGGTCAGTCGCAGTTTAACAACGGCACCACCAATCAACCGCTGATGGATCCGATTGACGGTAAAACCACCGGTGGGCGTGCGGTTATTCATCTGCAACGTAAAACCAAAAATGCCGAGGCGACCTGGTCGGCAGAAGGTAGCTCACCGGTACTGGAAGTGCGCTTTGATCCGCGTAGCGAGGCCGACACCCGCGTGTTCGTCAAGCTGGCGGGCTGGATGCCAACCGCGGTGGTGCTGATTAAGAGCACGGCCAAAGACCGCTTTATGACCGGCCGCTGCGCGCGCGTTGACGCCAAAATGGACAAAGGCAATCCGAGCAGTGGCAGCCAACAGGCAGCACAGCGCTTCAGCCTGCATAACGGCAAAGCGGGGATTGGCGGCAACGAGCAGGGCGACCTGTTGCTGGCATCTCGTGCGTTGAAGCCGGAGCAGGTGGATACGCGTGAGCCGAAAGGGTTTGT
Protein-coding sequences here:
- a CDS encoding phage tailspike protein yields the protein MKRREVLQTAASSIVAALSVSAFSSYAAKSGQPALKAVDPSSVPQGDVPILTPENVYTMPPQFWQNFEGKLWIGKAGSDASQSGNQIPVFLRDANGKVSQISQPIALNKGNFAQFIHDNAALIADPAHSMVVEDNQGNTLFSITDVSRPNQSNFSQRLAQPNGYQLIGEIPSVDELRKTRPLFAGAKIKLKSWHEGLEVGGGEFVGAFGEGKDDGGVIFAGNGFYWRRVVEDFNRLTLFDFGAIADGKTDSAPAIKAMYQWSHDADQPICVQFPAGTFFVSGCDFGNEQLRFFRISGAMVNFGYFPATTLVSDGRSEFLFSVNARWTEISNLNFNGNNDSRPNKQGLFHNTCPGGQFFRGACLRFNRVGGVCLSLMDTLDCKIDQWYAETCTGDVIKATWSGQKVGVWDHSTAIELSNFNAQHCSGGKVLNLPRCGQSIIHNGWIEHTEHPGDISDGQWIIDALSLEDCKNPLIAHNSRLNMRQTNLQSGSWIDNSLQGKPWLSMWEMGSTRVESYGVAIDGSLKYNYITSRFRLSNNTNQETWFELGNFYSPTVGDSWEIEVFGQSQFNNGTTNQPLMDPIDGKTTGGRAVIHLQRKTKNAEATWSAEGSSPVLEVRFDPRSEADTRVFVKLAGWMPTAVVLIKSTAKDRFMTGRCARVDAKMDKGNPSSGSQQAAQRFSLHNGKAGIGGNEQGDLLLASRALKPEQVDTREPKGFVSVVINGEQVALPYFALKS